Proteins co-encoded in one Pseudomonas fluorescens genomic window:
- a CDS encoding O-antigen ligase family protein, which produces MIFPLSIVSLLGLVCIALLASPWPYLAPGAVLGLVGFTVLYRKPTWGLLGIAALVPFEGFFKDSSLSGSKLIGASLAVILMLQLAMHQIPSERLRSNIWRYLVWFMVLYFLSLLNTDDMGMSLGHLRELSVGLILFVITLLIGRELNLDLFARLVTLAVSTTCAMAMFSSKFQDQGRAAGLLEDPNAFAMLIAFAVPLGLLLIIRSPNLLHRLFWGGCCLLLLGGMTKTESRSGLVVLALSLVIGCWHYRAQLTRIRPRHLGFAMLGMAIVIPLAIYAMPAGYLARIQSLSVLSAGARGHDDESLGRRASYIVVGSQMIRENPLLGSGPGTFPLHYATTGYAKAFSANRKIGDLYRRAHNTYLEIFSELGVPAGLLFVGMLGLGLYNLIRARRVWMQRRDWEQADMMTHLGVSFLSLTLFLMFLSAPNQKYVWIMLALTSVLRLKAEQAPLEEART; this is translated from the coding sequence ATGATTTTCCCGCTCTCGATCGTCAGCTTGCTGGGTCTGGTCTGCATCGCCTTGCTGGCCAGCCCCTGGCCCTATCTTGCGCCAGGAGCGGTGCTGGGTCTGGTGGGGTTCACCGTGCTCTACCGCAAGCCGACCTGGGGCCTGCTCGGCATTGCTGCGCTGGTGCCGTTCGAGGGTTTCTTCAAGGACAGCTCACTGTCAGGCAGCAAGCTGATCGGTGCGTCGCTGGCAGTGATCCTGATGCTGCAGCTGGCGATGCATCAGATCCCGTCCGAACGCCTGCGCAGCAATATCTGGCGTTACCTGGTCTGGTTCATGGTTCTGTACTTTCTGAGCCTGCTCAACACCGATGACATGGGCATGTCTCTGGGTCATCTGCGCGAACTCAGTGTCGGTCTGATTCTGTTCGTCATCACTTTGCTGATCGGTCGAGAACTGAATCTCGACCTGTTCGCCCGGCTGGTGACGCTGGCCGTCAGCACCACCTGCGCAATGGCGATGTTCTCGAGCAAATTCCAGGATCAGGGCCGCGCCGCCGGCCTGCTCGAAGACCCGAATGCCTTTGCCATGCTGATCGCCTTCGCCGTACCGCTGGGCCTGCTGCTGATCATTCGCAGCCCGAACCTGTTGCACCGTTTGTTCTGGGGCGGTTGCTGCCTGCTGCTGCTCGGCGGCATGACCAAGACCGAATCCCGCTCCGGGCTGGTGGTGCTGGCGTTGAGTCTGGTGATCGGTTGCTGGCACTACCGCGCGCAACTGACACGCATCCGCCCACGGCACCTGGGCTTCGCCATGCTCGGCATGGCGATCGTAATTCCGCTGGCGATCTATGCGATGCCCGCCGGCTATCTGGCACGTATCCAGTCGCTGAGCGTGCTCAGTGCCGGCGCCCGTGGCCACGATGACGAATCCCTTGGTCGCCGTGCGTCGTACATCGTGGTCGGCAGCCAGATGATCCGCGAGAACCCGTTGCTCGGTTCCGGCCCCGGCACCTTTCCCCTGCATTACGCCACCACCGGGTACGCCAAGGCGTTTTCCGCCAACCGCAAGATCGGCGACCTGTACCGCCGGGCGCACAACACCTACCTGGAAATCTTCAGCGAACTGGGGGTTCCTGCCGGTCTGCTGTTCGTCGGCATGCTCGGACTGGGCCTGTACAACCTGATCCGCGCACGCCGCGTCTGGATGCAGCGCCGCGACTGGGAACAGGCTGACATGATGACCCACCTGGGCGTGAGTTTCCTGTCGCTGACCCTGTTTCTGATGTTCCTCAGTGCACCGAATCAGAAGTACGTGTGGATCATGCTCGCGCTCACCAGCGTCCTGCGCCTGAAGGCCGAGCAAGCACCGTTGGAAGAGGCCAGGACATGA
- a CDS encoding glycosyltransferase family 4 protein yields MGAQLNTPSSPNAALPIIHLLSSGGFYGAERMLLDHCLATPGQHQVLFLDAPAELIERFREAGVDAQGCAGLGALLGHLRQRRAERPLINTHNFKGLLFGWVGASLLRLPLVITQHGFTPRSRKQKFYTWLSLQLCRTASVDRVVCVAESIAVLHRQASVRAEKLQVIPNGLPAAIVQRTLQVENPRWLAGYVGRLSSEKGPDLFLDALIPLCHQHPQLDAVMLGDGPEREALQARIEAAGLQQRIRLPGYQTDMRHWWQRLDALVISSRTEGTPMILLEAMQTGVPVVAFAVGGIPDVLEHRHNGLLATPTDSNALARQLDTLLSDSGLARRLRDNAKRTQQDRYDLKALAERWSQLYIRTAREARA; encoded by the coding sequence CTGGGTGCGCAATTGAACACGCCGTCCTCCCCGAACGCCGCGCTGCCGATCATTCATTTGCTCAGCAGCGGCGGCTTCTATGGGGCCGAGCGGATGTTGCTGGATCATTGCCTGGCGACACCGGGGCAGCATCAGGTGCTGTTTCTCGATGCGCCAGCGGAGCTGATCGAGCGCTTTCGCGAGGCCGGCGTCGATGCGCAAGGGTGCGCCGGGCTCGGCGCACTGCTCGGGCATCTGCGCCAGCGCCGGGCAGAACGTCCGTTGATCAACACCCATAATTTCAAGGGCCTGTTGTTCGGCTGGGTGGGCGCCTCGTTGCTGCGTCTGCCGCTGGTGATCACACAACACGGTTTCACCCCGCGCAGCCGCAAGCAGAAGTTCTACACCTGGCTCAGCCTGCAACTGTGCCGCACCGCCTCGGTGGATCGGGTGGTGTGCGTGGCCGAAAGCATCGCGGTGCTGCATCGCCAGGCCAGCGTGCGGGCGGAGAAGCTGCAAGTGATCCCCAACGGCCTGCCGGCGGCGATCGTCCAGCGGACTCTGCAAGTCGAAAATCCGCGCTGGCTCGCCGGATACGTCGGCCGCTTGAGCAGCGAGAAAGGCCCGGACCTGTTCCTCGATGCCCTGATCCCGTTGTGTCATCAGCACCCGCAGCTCGACGCGGTGATGCTCGGTGACGGCCCGGAACGCGAGGCATTGCAGGCACGAATCGAAGCCGCCGGGTTGCAGCAACGCATTCGCCTGCCGGGTTATCAGACCGACATGCGCCACTGGTGGCAGCGACTCGACGCGCTGGTGATCAGCTCGCGCACCGAAGGCACACCGATGATTTTGCTCGAGGCCATGCAGACCGGGGTGCCGGTGGTGGCCTTTGCTGTCGGCGGGATTCCCGATGTGCTGGAACACCGGCACAACGGCCTGCTCGCCACGCCGACCGACAGCAACGCCCTGGCCCGTCAGCTCGATACCCTGCTGAGCGACAGCGGGCTGGCGCGCAGACTGCGGGACAACGCAAAACGCACGCAACAGGACCGCTACGACCTCAAGGCCCTGGCCGAACGCTGGTCGCAGCTGTACATCCGCACGGCACGGGAGGCACGCGCATGA
- a CDS encoding GumC family protein has product MNPKENYLHEFFRIFFANKRLVKRVFLIFAVIALVLPLVLKQSFDITAQVIVQSKKLSQGDATTSLTVDNATFIPPSLADMETESNILRSPALIRQTISELRDKGEYTPPPAMFARLIGDPFKRYITSPLRQYLINPLRNLLGLETDPVRDTVLDGLTQQAIDSLKIETLPGSNVISIVYSFPDPHQGTTFVAALLQNYLVSRQALQSIDLPQSFYETKKHLYQVRLDGLEGNRQALLESVGAADPKEEITFRLNAINTEEQALNLYQDRLLQSQRWLEYLKTSLAAASNNKLNDYTFPYTFTTTVDNVAFEDREIKQLGEQLTTQVSRYMNDLAVFQPGSEPMLLTREQIARTRQQFLKVVSNRIQERTNDLAVVQQVIDQKTARIAEFKARIHDLQQTQSKLRQMDTEIDALHAAFSTYAQRFAESSTTRALNDDLSNARVLSPPFEPTEAAFPKPLLIIPFGLFTGLLLAIALVYVREFFDHRFKHPAQISHELGVPVLLVINDQSTEPGNPHKNWTVPSFVHWVRN; this is encoded by the coding sequence ATGAATCCAAAGGAAAACTACCTGCATGAGTTCTTCAGGATCTTCTTCGCCAACAAGCGACTGGTGAAGCGTGTCTTCCTGATCTTTGCAGTGATCGCGCTGGTGCTGCCGCTGGTGCTCAAACAGAGCTTCGATATCACCGCCCAGGTGATCGTGCAGTCAAAAAAACTCTCTCAGGGCGACGCCACCACGTCGCTGACCGTGGACAACGCCACATTCATTCCGCCGTCACTGGCGGACATGGAAACCGAGAGCAACATCCTGCGTTCGCCGGCGCTGATCCGTCAGACCATCAGCGAACTGCGGGACAAGGGTGAATACACCCCGCCTCCCGCGATGTTCGCCCGGCTGATCGGCGATCCGTTCAAGCGCTACATCACCTCGCCCCTGCGCCAGTACCTGATCAACCCGCTGCGCAACTTGCTGGGACTGGAAACCGACCCGGTGCGAGACACCGTGCTCGACGGGCTGACGCAACAGGCCATCGACAGCCTGAAGATCGAGACCCTGCCCGGTTCCAACGTGATCTCGATCGTCTACAGCTTCCCGGATCCGCATCAAGGCACGACCTTCGTCGCCGCCCTGCTGCAAAACTATCTGGTCAGCCGTCAGGCGCTGCAATCGATCGACCTGCCGCAGTCGTTCTACGAGACCAAGAAACACCTGTATCAGGTGCGCCTCGATGGTCTGGAAGGAAACCGCCAGGCGTTGCTGGAAAGTGTCGGTGCGGCGGATCCGAAGGAGGAAATCACCTTCCGCCTGAACGCGATCAACACCGAAGAACAGGCACTGAACCTGTATCAGGATCGCCTGCTGCAAAGCCAGCGCTGGCTGGAATACCTGAAAACCAGCCTGGCCGCCGCCAGCAACAACAAGCTCAATGACTACACCTTCCCCTACACCTTCACCACCACCGTCGACAATGTGGCGTTCGAAGACCGGGAGATCAAACAGCTGGGCGAGCAACTGACCACCCAGGTCAGCCGCTACATGAATGATCTGGCGGTGTTCCAGCCCGGCAGCGAGCCGATGCTGCTGACCCGTGAGCAGATCGCCCGTACCCGCCAGCAATTTCTCAAAGTGGTGAGCAACCGCATTCAGGAACGCACCAACGATCTGGCCGTGGTGCAACAGGTGATCGATCAGAAGACGGCGCGCATCGCCGAATTCAAGGCGCGCATCCATGATCTGCAGCAAACCCAAAGCAAACTGCGGCAGATGGACACCGAAATCGATGCCCTGCACGCCGCGTTCTCGACCTACGCCCAACGCTTTGCCGAAAGCAGCACCACCCGCGCGCTGAACGACGACCTGTCCAACGCCCGGGTCCTGAGCCCACCGTTTGAACCGACCGAAGCGGCGTTCCCCAAACCGCTGCTGATCATTCCGTTCGGTCTGTTCACCGGCCTGCTGCTGGCGATTGCCCTGGTCTACGTGCGTGAGTTCTTCGATCACCGCTTCAAACACCCGGCGCAAATCAGCCACGAGCTGGGCGTACCGGTGCTGCTGGTGATCAACGATCAGAGCACCGAACCCGGCAATCCGCACAAGAACTGGACCGTGCCAAGCTTCGTGCACTGGGTGCGCAATTGA
- a CDS encoding polysaccharide biosynthesis/export family protein — protein sequence MNAKILVLLMLPLAGCSSNSETQTMPVNILTATPANAQATDMPKVEQTLRPQDVLDVIFHISTSGSDAYRVQAGDQIGLNFTAASQLNGNQLVLPDGTINLPGANTSVKIVGLTSDEAREEIQRAYQRKQLFQPNRNQLTVQIISPLTNEQNLKSALNHPATGMSREITVGTDGYASFPEIGAVPLQGMTVNQLETFLNKRYAQLPGRMTVDVLLKSTAGNEIYVLGEVGQPGSYPIRRPVSVLEALTLARGTNVKARLDSVVIMRRNGNQVQAVHYDVEKALAGDASQIAYLQPDDMLFVPKTKLASAGDLARQLADVVLFQGVGFSFGYRVDNKGSNNN from the coding sequence ATGAACGCCAAGATACTGGTTCTGCTGATGCTGCCGCTTGCAGGTTGCTCCAGCAACTCCGAAACCCAGACCATGCCGGTGAATATCCTCACCGCCACCCCGGCCAACGCCCAGGCCACCGACATGCCCAAGGTCGAACAGACCCTGCGCCCGCAGGATGTGCTGGACGTGATCTTCCACATCAGCACCAGCGGCTCGGACGCTTACCGCGTGCAGGCCGGTGACCAGATCGGCCTGAACTTCACCGCCGCCAGCCAGCTCAACGGCAACCAGTTGGTATTGCCGGACGGCACTATCAACCTGCCGGGCGCCAACACCTCGGTGAAGATCGTCGGGTTGACCAGTGACGAGGCTCGCGAAGAAATCCAGCGCGCCTACCAGCGCAAACAGTTGTTCCAGCCCAATCGCAATCAGCTGACCGTGCAGATCATCAGTCCGCTGACCAACGAGCAAAACCTGAAAAGCGCCCTCAACCACCCCGCCACCGGCATGAGCCGCGAGATCACCGTGGGCACTGACGGCTACGCGAGCTTCCCGGAAATCGGCGCCGTGCCGCTGCAAGGCATGACCGTCAATCAACTGGAAACCTTCCTCAACAAACGCTATGCGCAACTGCCGGGAAGGATGACCGTGGATGTGCTGCTCAAGTCCACCGCCGGCAACGAGATCTACGTGCTGGGTGAAGTCGGCCAGCCCGGTTCCTACCCGATCCGGCGGCCAGTCTCGGTACTTGAAGCGCTGACCCTGGCCCGTGGTACCAACGTCAAGGCGCGGCTGGATTCAGTGGTGATCATGCGGCGCAACGGCAATCAGGTGCAGGCCGTGCATTACGACGTCGAGAAGGCGCTGGCCGGCGACGCCTCGCAGATCGCCTACCTGCAACCGGACGACATGCTTTTCGTGCCGAAGACCAAACTGGCGAGTGCCGGCGATCTGGCCCGGCAACTGGCCGACGTGGTGCTGTTCCAGGGCGTGGGGTTCAGCTTCGGCTACCGCGTCGACAACAAAGGCAGCAACAACAACTGA
- a CDS encoding CpsD/CapB family tyrosine-protein kinase, with protein sequence MDGSTNKSLSIASPSESNLTSTVLDLDLRILFLTAANPGAGTTTSALAMASQLAQMSSGLVLYVDASQSANNLTQQLNLGKERGLRDLLFNPDNPPLLQDCVVQVSSLPFHVLPNGRPIRTLEHLTAERLSPLLDQLGAQYRFVVIDGDAVYSAADTLVISTQVDGVVFVVRAEDTRWEVAQAAVQRLTQAGAKVVGSVFNRRKYYMPKWLYKNL encoded by the coding sequence ATGGACGGTTCAACCAACAAAAGCCTGAGCATCGCCAGCCCCAGCGAGTCGAACCTGACGTCGACCGTGCTGGACCTGGATCTGCGGATCCTTTTCCTGACCGCCGCCAACCCCGGCGCCGGCACTACCACCAGCGCGCTGGCCATGGCCAGCCAACTGGCACAGATGAGCAGCGGACTGGTGCTGTACGTCGATGCCAGTCAGTCGGCGAACAACCTCACCCAGCAACTGAACCTGGGCAAGGAGCGCGGCCTGCGCGACCTGCTGTTCAACCCGGACAACCCGCCGCTGTTGCAGGACTGCGTGGTGCAGGTCTCAAGCCTGCCCTTCCACGTGCTGCCCAACGGCCGGCCGATCCGCACCCTGGAACACCTGACCGCCGAGCGCCTGAGCCCGTTGCTCGATCAACTGGGCGCTCAGTACCGCTTTGTGGTGATCGACGGCGACGCGGTGTATTCAGCCGCCGACACGCTGGTCATCAGCACTCAGGTCGACGGCGTGGTGTTCGTGGTCCGCGCCGAAGACACCCGCTGGGAAGTCGCGCAAGCAGCCGTGCAGCGCTTGACCCAGGCCGGGGCGAAAGTGGTCGGCAGCGTGTTCAACCGGCGCAAGTACTACATGCCCAAATGGCTGTACAAAAACCTGTAA
- a CDS encoding sugar transferase — protein MTGHEKGVPIQHLVRDKRMDPEHRMRLDAAIHRQGQGWVTGREGGRPWQLSRTNRVVACFGALVILVMISPLLIGLALAIKLTSKGPVMFVQKRTGYRGRKFGMYKFRTMVANAEELKESLRHLNKHGADAIDFKIDQDPRITRIGGFLRRTSLDELPNLINVVTGDMRLVGPRPTSFNAYRYKDKHLARLAIYPGMTGLWQISGRSNIDFDQRVELDLSYIAEQSLLLDLKILLKTPFKVFSGHGAS, from the coding sequence ATGACTGGACATGAAAAAGGTGTACCGATCCAACATTTGGTTCGTGACAAACGCATGGATCCGGAACATCGAATGCGCCTCGACGCGGCCATCCACCGCCAGGGGCAAGGCTGGGTAACCGGACGCGAGGGTGGCCGTCCCTGGCAGCTGTCGCGCACCAACAGGGTGGTGGCCTGCTTCGGCGCGCTGGTCATTCTGGTGATGATTTCGCCGCTGCTGATCGGTCTGGCACTCGCCATCAAGCTCACCAGCAAAGGCCCGGTGATGTTCGTGCAGAAACGCACCGGCTATCGCGGCCGCAAGTTCGGCATGTACAAATTCCGCACCATGGTCGCCAACGCGGAAGAACTCAAAGAGTCGCTGCGCCACCTCAATAAACACGGTGCCGATGCGATCGACTTCAAGATTGATCAGGACCCGCGCATCACCCGGATCGGCGGTTTCCTTCGGCGCACCAGCCTCGACGAACTGCCCAACCTGATCAATGTGGTGACCGGCGACATGCGCCTGGTCGGCCCTCGTCCGACCTCGTTCAACGCCTACCGCTACAAGGACAAGCACCTCGCCCGTCTGGCGATCTACCCCGGCATGACCGGCCTGTGGCAGATCTCCGGGCGCAGCAATATCGACTTCGACCAGCGCGTTGAGTTGGACCTCAGCTACATCGCCGAGCAGAGCCTGTTGCTTGATTTGAAGATCCTGTTGAAAACCCCTTTCAAAGTATTCAGCGGCCACGGAGCAAGCTAA
- a CDS encoding NAD-dependent epimerase/dehydratase family protein, with protein MKILVTGAAGFIGAHCVLRLMRDGHQVVGLDNFNAYYDPQLKHDRVRWVRGQVGDFQIARVDLADAAAVDALYVRECPQVVIHLAAQAGVRYSLENPRAYMDSNLSGFLNILECCRHHPVEHLIYASSSSVYGANQHTPYTVHDDVNHPLSLYAATKKANELMAHSYSYLFGIPCTGLRFFTVYGPWGRPDMSPIQFARAITEGLPLKLFNYGLHQRDFTYIDDIVESIARLTVHPPHTHPEWDREHPDAGSSMAPWCLFNIGGHHPVELKTYLALMEKHLGQKAIVELLPLQPGDVLNTCADTDDLAQATGFQPRIELDEGLGRFIAWYRDYYPTACRPRAVRG; from the coding sequence ATGAAAATCCTCGTCACCGGTGCGGCCGGGTTCATTGGCGCTCATTGCGTGCTGCGGCTGATGCGCGACGGGCATCAGGTCGTCGGCCTGGACAATTTCAACGCCTATTACGACCCGCAGCTCAAGCATGATCGTGTGCGCTGGGTACGCGGTCAGGTCGGCGATTTCCAGATTGCCAGAGTCGATCTGGCCGACGCCGCCGCCGTCGATGCGCTGTATGTCCGCGAGTGCCCGCAAGTGGTGATCCACCTCGCGGCGCAGGCCGGGGTGCGTTACTCGCTGGAAAATCCACGGGCCTACATGGACAGCAACCTCAGTGGCTTCCTGAACATTCTGGAGTGCTGCCGGCATCACCCGGTTGAACACTTGATCTATGCCTCGTCGAGCTCGGTATACGGCGCCAACCAGCACACGCCGTACACGGTGCATGACGACGTCAATCACCCGCTGTCGCTGTACGCCGCGACCAAAAAAGCCAACGAACTGATGGCCCACAGCTACAGCTATCTGTTCGGCATTCCCTGCACCGGGCTGCGCTTTTTCACGGTGTACGGGCCCTGGGGGCGGCCGGACATGTCGCCGATCCAGTTCGCCCGGGCCATCACCGAAGGCCTGCCGTTGAAGCTGTTCAACTACGGCCTGCACCAGCGCGATTTCACCTACATCGACGACATCGTCGAAAGCATTGCCCGCCTCACGGTCCATCCGCCGCATACCCATCCAGAATGGGATCGCGAGCACCCCGATGCGGGCAGCAGCATGGCGCCGTGGTGCTTGTTCAACATCGGCGGCCACCATCCGGTGGAGCTGAAAACCTACCTGGCCCTGATGGAAAAACACCTCGGCCAAAAAGCCATTGTCGAGCTGCTGCCCCTGCAACCGGGCGACGTGCTCAACACCTGTGCCGACACCGACGATCTGGCCCAGGCCACCGGGTTCCAGCCCCGGATAGAGCTGGATGAAGGCCTCGGGCGTTTCATCGCCTGGTACCGCGATTATTACCCGACTGCCTGTCGCCCACGCGCCGTTCGCGGCTGA
- a CDS encoding UDP-glucose dehydrogenase family protein gives MDVSVFGTGYVGLIQAAALADVGHRVLCVDIDPNKIKQLQQAVPPISEPGLSATLEENIKAGRLLFTTQASDAVEHAELIFIAVGTPADEDGSADLSHVLSVARQIASFMEADRTLIIKSTVPVGTADQVLDTANNELHRRGKSGLNVRIVSNPEFLKEGSALADCMRPDRIIVGTLDPDAREQLSELYAPFCRNHEKLMFMDNRSAELTKYAANAMLATRISFMNELANLTELLGADIEAVRKGIGSDPRIGYHFIYPGCGFGGSCFPKDLRALLHTAELNGMPLKLLRSVTDVNDTQRHILFSKLKARFPQGLAGKSIAIWGLAFKPNTDDMREAPSRYLMDALWAEGASVQAYDPEAMSECRRIYGYRDDLHLCATRDDTLEDADALVICTEWKNFRVVDFELLASKLRSKVIIDGRNLYNPEQVAAAGLHYSGIGLRHIAPDGLRS, from the coding sequence ATGGACGTGAGCGTATTTGGTACGGGCTATGTTGGCCTGATTCAAGCTGCGGCACTCGCCGATGTCGGACATCGAGTGTTGTGCGTCGATATTGACCCGAACAAGATTAAACAACTGCAACAGGCAGTTCCGCCGATCAGTGAACCGGGACTGTCGGCAACTTTGGAAGAAAACATCAAGGCCGGGCGCTTGCTGTTTACCACCCAGGCCAGCGATGCCGTTGAACACGCCGAACTGATCTTCATCGCCGTGGGTACGCCGGCTGACGAGGACGGTTCCGCCGACCTCAGCCATGTGCTCAGCGTGGCACGGCAAATCGCAAGCTTCATGGAGGCCGATCGCACCCTGATCATCAAATCCACGGTGCCGGTCGGCACGGCGGATCAGGTACTCGACACCGCCAACAACGAATTGCACCGGCGCGGCAAAAGCGGCCTGAACGTGCGAATCGTGTCCAACCCCGAATTCCTCAAAGAAGGCAGCGCCCTCGCCGACTGCATGCGTCCGGACCGGATCATTGTCGGCACCCTGGACCCTGACGCCCGGGAGCAGTTGAGCGAGCTGTATGCACCGTTCTGCCGCAACCACGAAAAACTGATGTTCATGGACAACCGCAGCGCCGAGCTGACCAAGTACGCGGCCAACGCGATGCTCGCCACTCGCATCAGCTTCATGAACGAACTGGCCAACCTCACCGAACTGCTGGGCGCCGACATCGAAGCCGTGCGCAAGGGCATCGGCTCCGACCCGCGCATCGGCTATCACTTCATCTACCCCGGCTGCGGCTTCGGTGGTTCGTGCTTTCCCAAGGATCTGCGCGCCCTGTTGCACACTGCCGAGCTCAACGGCATGCCGCTGAAATTGCTGCGCAGTGTCACCGACGTCAACGACACCCAGCGGCACATCCTGTTCAGCAAGCTGAAGGCGCGGTTCCCGCAAGGCCTGGCTGGCAAGTCCATCGCCATCTGGGGCCTGGCCTTCAAGCCGAACACCGATGACATGCGCGAAGCCCCCAGCCGTTATCTGATGGATGCCCTGTGGGCCGAAGGCGCCAGTGTGCAGGCCTACGATCCCGAGGCCATGTCCGAATGCCGGCGCATTTACGGCTACCGCGATGACCTGCACCTGTGCGCCACCCGCGACGACACCCTGGAGGATGCCGACGCACTGGTGATCTGCACCGAGTGGAAGAATTTCCGCGTGGTGGATTTCGAGCTGCTGGCCAGCAAGCTGCGCTCGAAAGTCATCATCGACGGTCGCAACCTCTACAACCCTGAACAAGTGGCAGCCGCCGGCCTGCACTACAGCGGCATCGGCCTGCGGCATATCGCGCCTGACGGGCTGCGGTCATGA
- a CDS encoding sulfatase-like hydrolase/transferase, which produces MFRYLKELLLIIYLLLYSDYYLERLNAMGIGPAVLLFGAMFLALTFALLLTAYIRQTFIRHLFALAMFISAVFFDVYTRVTADYLTYSSFVSLVYSGGFIQEAAYQYRDAIAHGVLNGLLLLIGIGLRPRHSIPVPNALRVAAPVLGVLLLSAVLFVRAGEGARGLPIMYTPLAYLNLFGYEALHNTVGPREPVTLTRNGPAVSHDIVLIIDESISGNYLDINAPFGVHSNLKQAHPGVEIFNYGYAASIANCSADTNVTLRYGGTRADYMRINTTLPSIWQYAKKAGLRTVYIDAQRTGGNLQNLMTDTEKKDIDEFVQFDQTSVRDRDMAAAAKLIELLNDDKPELVVINKVGAHFPVHDKYPDAFMAYRPTLPRGQFTEVADTGKRDGFNGQPDDWVLYRNAYKNTLLWNVGEFFSRVFAQANLNNALLIYTSDHGQDLHERGNPGLNTHCGGDPVEEEGLVPLVLIQGDQLHSLDWSAQLAANKDRSSHYNIFPTLLQLMGYDLAGIESVYGKPLSVPTADDFTFNYRFNARLGARPEWKHIDLNSIVTPGESPTSIAAGQ; this is translated from the coding sequence ATGTTTCGATATTTGAAAGAACTGCTTTTAATTATTTATCTACTGCTTTATTCCGATTATTACCTTGAACGTTTAAACGCCATGGGTATCGGTCCGGCAGTACTACTTTTTGGCGCGATGTTTTTGGCGCTGACGTTCGCATTATTGCTAACGGCCTATATAAGGCAGACTTTCATTCGGCACTTGTTCGCATTGGCGATGTTTATTTCGGCGGTGTTCTTTGATGTCTATACCCGGGTCACTGCCGATTACCTGACGTACAGCAGTTTTGTCTCACTGGTTTATTCGGGCGGCTTCATCCAGGAAGCGGCGTACCAGTACCGGGACGCGATCGCCCACGGGGTGCTCAACGGTCTTTTGCTGTTGATCGGCATCGGCCTGCGGCCGCGTCATTCGATTCCGGTTCCCAATGCACTGAGAGTCGCGGCGCCGGTGCTGGGGGTGTTGCTGCTCAGCGCCGTACTGTTCGTGCGGGCCGGGGAAGGGGCGCGGGGCTTGCCGATCATGTACACGCCGCTGGCCTACCTCAACCTGTTTGGCTACGAGGCGCTGCACAACACTGTCGGCCCCCGTGAGCCAGTGACCCTGACGCGCAACGGCCCGGCGGTGAGTCACGACATCGTGCTGATCATCGACGAAAGCATTTCCGGCAATTACCTGGACATCAACGCGCCGTTTGGCGTGCACAGCAACCTCAAGCAAGCGCATCCGGGTGTCGAGATCTTCAACTACGGCTACGCGGCGTCCATCGCCAATTGCAGCGCCGACACCAACGTCACCCTGCGCTACGGCGGCACTCGCGCCGATTACATGCGCATCAACACCACGCTGCCGTCGATCTGGCAGTACGCGAAAAAAGCCGGCCTGCGCACGGTCTACATCGATGCCCAGCGTACCGGCGGCAATCTGCAGAACCTGATGACCGACACCGAGAAAAAGGACATCGACGAGTTCGTGCAATTTGACCAGACCAGCGTCCGCGATCGCGACATGGCCGCCGCTGCCAAGCTGATCGAACTGCTCAACGACGACAAACCGGAGCTGGTGGTGATCAACAAGGTCGGCGCGCATTTCCCGGTGCACGACAAATACCCGGACGCCTTCATGGCCTACCGCCCGACGTTGCCGCGAGGGCAGTTCACCGAAGTCGCCGACACCGGCAAGCGCGACGGTTTCAACGGCCAGCCGGATGACTGGGTGCTGTACCGTAACGCCTACAAGAACACCTTGTTGTGGAATGTCGGCGAATTTTTCTCGCGGGTGTTTGCCCAGGCCAATCTGAACAACGCACTGCTGATCTACACCTCGGACCACGGCCAGGACCTGCACGAGCGCGGTAACCCGGGGCTCAACACCCATTGCGGTGGCGACCCGGTGGAAGAGGAGGGGCTGGTGCCGCTGGTGCTGATTCAGGGCGATCAGTTGCACTCCCTCGACTGGTCGGCACAACTGGCGGCCAACAAGGATCGCTCCAGTCACTACAACATCTTTCCGACCCTGCTGCAGTTGATGGGCTACGACCTGGCGGGGATCGAATCGGTCTACGGCAAACCGCTGAGCGTGCCGACAGCGGACGATTTCACCTTCAACTACCGCTTCAATGCGCGGTTGGGGGCCAGGCCCGAGTGGAAACATATCGACCTGAACAGCATCGTCACGCCGGGTGAGTCGCCCACCAGCATTGCAGCAGGACAGTAA